The Huiozyma naganishii CBS 8797 chromosome 1, complete genome genome window below encodes:
- the PAP1 gene encoding polynucleotide adenylyltransferase PAP1 (similar to Saccharomyces cerevisiae PAP1 (YKR002W); ancestral locus Anc_2.512), with translation MNYQKVYGITGPVSVVGPTAPENKLNDLLIQELKSENSFESEAETATRVKILEVLQALTEKFVYTVSKRRNMSDGMARDGGGKVFTFGSYRLGVHGPGSDIDTLIVVPKHVSRDDFFDVFDKLLRERPELDEIAPVPDAFVPIIKIKFSGVSIDLLCAKLDIAQVPKTLTLSDKNLLRNLDEKDLRALNGTRVTDEILELVPKPIVFRIALRAIKLWAQRRAVYGNVFGFPGGVAWAMLVARICQLYPNACSAVIINRFFKIYSDWKWPQPVILKPIEDGPLQVRVWNPKIYAQDRSHRMPVITPAYPSMCATHNITESTKSIILQELQRGIQITNDIFTNKKTWNDLFKRHDFFYKYKFYLTITASTREHTGDDGEKTGGDEQHLKWSGLVESKARLLVMKLEALEGIKVAHPYVKPFESNYCFDTADGDKQILANYGSHRTEDRLAQYTRINDDNKNDESLQKMDKMHLTTMYVGLDVNVVDKKREKIDIHVPCTEFYNLCRNFNEEYQDPSVFSLVISYVKLYDLPDGVYTEDEVRPVKSKSKSKSKRRELEASPARTDIAKKLRPETATSTL, from the coding sequence ATGAATTACCAGAAGGTTTATGGTATTACGGGCCCCGTTTCGGTGGTTGGCCCCACCGCGCCAGAGAACAAGCTGAACGATCTGCTGATTCAGGAGTTGAAGAGCGAGAACTCGTTTGAGAGCGAGGCGGAGACGGCTACCAGGGTCAAGATTTTGGAGGTGCTGCAGGCGCTGACGGAGAAGTTCGTGTACACTGTGTCGAAGCGGCGGAACATGTCCGACGGGATGGCGAGGGATGGCGGTGGGAAAGTGTTTACTTTCGGGTCGTACCGGCTCGGGGTGCACGGCCCAGGGTCCGATATTGACACGCTGATCGTTGTACCGAAGCATGTTTCGCGTGATGATTTCTTCGACGTGTTTGACAAGCTGCTGCGGGAGAGACCCGAGTTGGACGAGATCGCTCCAGTGCCCGATGCGTTCGTCCCCATCATCAAGATCAAGTTCAGCGGCGTCTCGATCGATCTGCTGTGCGCGAAACTAGATATTGCGCAGGTGCCGAAGACGCTCACGCTGAGCGACAAGAACCTACTGAGAAACCTTGACGAGAAGGACCTCAGGGCACTCAACGGGACAAGGGTCACGGATGAAATCTTGGAACTCGTCCCGAAACCGATCGTGTTTAGGATCGCGCTGAGGGCGATCAAGCTATGGGCGCAGCGGAGAGCAGTCTATGGGAACGTGTTTGGGTTCCCCGGTGGGGTCGCATGGGCCATGCTCGTCGCGAGAATCTGCCAACTGTACCCGAACGCGTGTAGCGCAGTCATCATAAACCggttcttcaagatataCTCGGATTGGAAGTGGCCGCAACCGGTGATACTGAAACCCATCGAGGACGGTCCACTCCAGGTCCGTGTGTGGAACCCAAAGATATACGCGCAGGACAGGTCGCACCGAATGCCCGTCATCACCCCTGCATACCCATCGATGTGTGCAACGCATAACATCACAGAGTCAACAAAGAGTATCATCCTACAGGAGCTTCAAAGGGGGATACAGATCACAAACGACATCTTCacgaacaagaagacgTGGAACGACCTGTTCAAGAGACACGACTTCTTCTACAAGTACAAGTTTTACCTGACCATCACGGCATCGACGAGGGAACACACGGGCGATGATGGCGAGAAGACGGGCGGAGATGAGCAGCATCTTAAGTGGAGCGGGCTCGTCGAATCAAAGGCAAGACTGCTCGTGATGAAACTTGAGGCGCTAGAGGGTATCAAAGTGGCTCACCCGTACGTGAAACCGTTTGAGTCCAACTACTGTTTCGACACGGCGGATGGAGACAAACAAATACTGGCGAACTACGGCTCGCACCGCACGGAGGACCGTTTGGCACAGTACACGCGAATCAACGACGATAATAAGAACGACGAGTCCCTGCAGAAGATGGACAAGATGCACCTCACAACGATGTACGTTGGTCTCGACGTCAACGTCGTCGACAAGAAACGCGAAAAGATTGACATACATGTCCCCTGCACAGAATTCTATAACCTCTGCCGGAACTTCAACGAGGAGTACCAGGACCCGAGCGTGTTCTCCCTCGTGATAAGCTACGTGAAACTGTATGACCTGCCGGACGGCGTCTACACAGAGGACGAGGTAAGACCCGTCAAAAGTAAATCTAAGAGCAAGTCGAAAAGGAGGGAACTCGAGGCATCCCCAGCAAGAACGGACATTGCGAAAAAGCTCAGACcagaaacagcaacatcTACCCTATAG
- the OSH6 gene encoding oxysterol-binding protein OSH6 (similar to Saccharomyces cerevisiae OSH7 (YHR001W) and OSH6 (YKR003W); ancestral locus Anc_2.513) — protein sequence MSAQKLASGVAGKMSSYNPTSAESKTSIHSKVPEEDMEAANTDDIDENDESGQNILLNIISQLRPGSDLSRITLPTFILEKKSMLERVTNQLQFPSILLDAHAEKDQLQRFMKVIKWYMAGWHIAPKAVKKPLNPILGEYFTAYWDLPNKQQAFYIAEQTSHHPPESAYFYMIPESNIRVDGVVIPKSKFLGNSSAAMMEGKTVLTFLDIIDLKTNKPEKYTLTQPNMYARGILFGKMRFELGDHMIIKSSHYEADIDFKTKGFISGTYDAIHGTVKDDKGNECYDITGKWNDVMYYKDLRSKSAKKEVLFDTHNDHPLRPKVRPLSEQGQYESRKLWKKVTDALAVRDHKVATDEKFQIEDSQRQLAKKRVEDGVEWYPKLFRKVGPGHDLDYYIYKHVPTGNNYEDQIRSILEIAPIIPGQQFTEKFAIPAYEKHEIQQKELSGAN from the coding sequence ATGTCCGCACAGAAACTAGCTTCTGGTGTAGCGGGCAAGATGTCCTCCTACAATCCAACTTCCGCGGAATCCAAAACGTCCATCCATAGTAAAGTTCCAGAGGAGGATATGGAGGCCGCAAACACTGATGATATTGACGAAAACGATGAGTCCGGCCAGAATATCCTTCTGAACATCATTTCGCAGTTGAGACCCGGCTCAGATTTATCAAGAATCACGCTACCCACTTTCATTCTGGAAAAGAAGTCGATGCTGGAGAGAGTCACTAACCAGTTGCAGTTCCCGTCAATTCTGCTGGATGCACATGCGGAGAAGGACCAGCTGCAACGGTTCATGAAAGTCATTAAATGGTACATGGCAGGCTGGCATATCGCGCCAAAGGCCGTGAAGAAACCTTTGAACCCAATTTTGGGAGAATACTTCACCGCATATTGGGATCTGCCAAACAAGCAGCAGGCTTTCTACATCGCTGAGCAGACAAGTCATCACCCTCCGGAATCCGCTTATTTCTACATGATTCCAGAGTCGAACATTAGGGTTGATGGTGTCGTGATACCAAAGTCCAAGTTCTTGGGTAATTCTTCCGCAGCCATGATGGAGGGGAAGACCGTGCTGACGTTCTTGGATATCATTGATCTAAAGACAAACAAGCCAGAAAAGTACACTCTGACGCAGCCAAATATGTATGCAAGGGGTATCCTGTTTGGCAAGATGAGGTTTGAGCTGGGAGACCACATGATTATCAAAAGTTCGCATTACGAGGCGGACATTgacttcaaaacaaaaggTTTCATCTCAGGGACCTACGATGCTATTCACGGCACGGTCAAGGATGACAAGGGCAACGAATGCTACGATATTACCGGTAAATGGAACGACGTGATGTACTATAAGGACTTGCGTTCAAAATCTGCAAAGAAGGAGGTTCTGTTCGACACTCATAACGACCACCCCTTAAGGCCAAAGGTTCGGCCTTTGTCCGAACAAGGCCAATACGAGTCCCGGAAGTTGTGGAAGAAAGTCACAGATGCGCTTGCCGTTCGTGACCACAAAGTCGCTACGGATGAGAAGTTTCAAATCGAGGATTCTCAGAGACAACTGGCGAAGAAAAGGGTGGAGGACGGCGTTGAGTGGTACCCGAAACTGTTCAGGAAAGTTGGACCAGGCCATGACCTCGactattatatatataagcaTGTGCCAACAGGGAATAACTACGAGGACCAGATTAGGAGCATCCTGGAGATCGCGCCAATTATACCTGGTCAGCAATTCACAGAGAAATTTGCTATCCCTGCCTATGAAAAACACGAAATCCAACAGAAAGAATTGTCAGGTGCAAACtaa